A region of Sugiyamaella lignohabitans strain CBS 10342 chromosome A, complete sequence DNA encodes the following proteins:
- the PHO11 gene encoding acid phosphatase PHO11, whose amino-acid sequence MVGISTLAFLTALATANAQLGQPIFEEKQFSQQFYDNYNLLKHIGGNGPYSDSEGYGINRDAPASCEVSQVIMLHRHGERYPDPSVAQGMVGSFKKLKASNKTLVGSLAFANSWETFLDNPDIWAEETVSGPYSGLLNGFHRGVVYRSRYGHLWNGENVPIFSSGYERIVETARRFGEGFFGYNYSTNAYVNIIPEVADQGANSLTPTCFTGNDSPTPNLNNLTQFAVAAERLNRENVGLNLTVSDIYNLMLLAPFELNGRPFSPWFNVFTLEEWITFGYYNDLNYFYGTGGGPGANISLPIGSVYANATLSLLNDPNAGKLFFSFCHDTNITPVLVALGLFVPKNDLPLDHVDFHSIYKSGNFVPMGGHLVLERLECNATSQFPKGTYVRTVVNEAVIPRENCQNGPGFSCPLKDYTNIVQNLTVDYVTECQVPPEYPQYLSFFWNYNQSTALNYHKGDIQAQTGLITWDDQPIE is encoded by the coding sequence ATGGTTGGCATCTCCACACTCGCTTTTCTTACTGCATTGGCTACTGCCAATGCTCAATTGGGTCAACCAATTTTTGAGGAGAAACAGTTCTCCCAGCAATTTTATGATAATTACAACCTTTTAAAGCACATTGGTGGTAACGGTCCTTATAGTGACAGTGAGGGATATGGTATTAATCGTGATGCCCCTGCCAGTTGTGAGGTGTCTCAAGTCATCATGCTTCACAGACATGGTGAGAGATATCCAGATCCCAGTGTCGCACAGGGAATGGTTGGTAGTTTCAAAAAGCTTAAAGCTTCAAACAAAACTTTGGTAGGCTCTCTTGCATTCGCCAATTCTTGGGAGACATTTTTGGACAATCCTGACATTTGGGCAGAGGAAACTGTCAGTGGACCCTACTCGGGCTTACTCAACGGATTCCACAGAGGTGTTGTCTACCGTTCAAGATATGGTCATCTTTGGAATGGTGAGAATGTCCCCATTTTTTCATCTGGTTATGAGCGTATTGTTGAGACTGCTAGAAGATTTGGCGAAGGTTTCTTTGGCTATAACTACTCCACCAATGCTTATGTGAACATCATTCCTGAGGTTGCTGATCAAGGTGCTAACTCTCTTACTCCTACCTGTTTCACCGGCAATGATTCTCCCACTCCTAATTTGAACAACTTGACGCAGTttgcagttgctgctgaaagaCTTAACAGAGAGAACGTTGGACTCAATTTGACTGTGAGCGATATTTACAACCTTATGCTTCTCGCACCTTTTGAATTGAACGGTCGTCCCTTCTCTCCTTGGTTCAACGTTTTTACCCTCGAAGAGTGGATCACTTTTGGATACTATAATGACTTGAACTACTTCTATGgcactggtggtggtccaGGTGCTAATATTTCTCTCCCTATTGGGTCAGTCTATGCTAATGCCACCCTCTCCTTGTTGAATGACCCCAATGCTGGAAAGTTATTTTTCTCGTTCTGTCATGATACTAATATTACTCCCGTTTTGGTCGCCCTTGGTCTTTTTGTCCCAAAGAATGATTTACCTCTTGATCATGTTGACTTTCATTCTATCTATAAGTCAGGAAACTTTGTTCCCATGGGCGGTCACCTTGTTCTTGAGAGACTTGAATGTAATGCCACTTCTCAATTCCCTAAGGGTACATACGTCAGAACTGTGGTCAATGAGGCAGTGATCCCTCGTGAAAATTGTCAGAATGGTCCTGGATTCTCGTGCCCTTTGAAGGACTACACCAACATCGTCCAAAACCTCACAGTCGATTATGTTACCGAGTGTCAAGTTCCTCCTGAGTATCCTCAATACCTTTCATTCTTCTGGAACTACAACCAAAGTACTGCTCTTAACTACCATAAGGGTGACATCCAGGCTCAAACTGGCCTTATCACTTGGGATGACCAACCAATTGAGTAA
- a CDS encoding aldo-keto reductase superfamily protein (NADPH-dependent alpha-keto amide reductase; reduces aromatic alpha-keto amides, aliphatic alpha-keto esters, and aromatic alpha-keto esters; member of the aldo-keto reductase (AKR) family; protein abundance increases in response to DNA replication stress; GO_component: GO:0005737 - cytoplasm [Evidence IEA,IEA]; GO_component: GO:0005737 - cytoplasm [Evidence IDA] [PMID 14562095]; GO_component: GO:0005634 - nucleus [Evidence IEA,IEA]; GO_component: GO:0005634 - nucleus [Evidence IDA] [PMID 14562095]; GO_component: GO:0005886 - plasma membrane [Evidence IDA] [PMID 16622836]; GO_function: GO:0004032 - alditol:NADP+ 1-oxidoreductase activity [Evidence IDA,ISS] [PMID 11306085]; GO_function: GO:0004033 - aldo-keto reductase (NADP) activity [Evidence IDA] [PMID 17140678]; GO_function: GO:0051268 - alpha-keto amide reductase activity [Evidence IDA] [PMID 15564669]; GO_function: GO:0051269 - alpha-keto ester reductase activity [Evidence IDA] [PMID 15564669]; GO_function: GO:0016491 - oxidoreductase activity [Evidence IEA,IEA]; GO_process: GO:0043603 - cellular amide metabolic process [Evidence IDA] [PMID 15564669]; GO_process: GO:0006725 - cellular aromatic compound metabolic process [Evidence IDA] [PMID 16268655]; GO_process: GO:0042180 - cellular ketone metabolic process [Evidence IDA] [PMID 17140678]; GO_process: GO:0034599 - cellular response to oxidative stress [Evidence IGI] [PMID 17919749]; GO_process: GO:0055114 - oxidation-reduction process [Evidence IEA,IEA]), protein MSYGKKAWNKWVIEDEELIFSLMKQAYDAGIRTFDTADVYSNGYSEILIGKFIKKYNIPRETLVILTKCYSRAATDPSIESTELNWINRWGLSRKHILDAVAGSVERLGTYIDVYQIHRYDPETPKEEIMEALHDVVKSGQVRYIGASSMRAIEFVQLQQVAEKNNWTKFISMQNFYNLIYREEEREMIPYCKENGVGLIPWSPIARGMLARPLGVDSERANTDLRFGHLRIGQFESDKEIIGRVEELAKKRGISMAQVSIAWTLAKGTCPIVGLSKPERIQEAVEAVKIKLTDEEISYLEEAYAPHSVTY, encoded by the coding sequence ATGAGCTACGGTAAAAAGGCATGGAACAAATGGGTTatagaagatgaagagcttATTTTCTCATTGATGAAACAGGCATATGATGCTGGTATTAGAACTTTTGATACTGCAGATGTGTATTCCAATGGTTATTCCGAGATACTTATTGGTAAATTCATCAAGAAGTACAATATTCCTCGTGAGACATTAGTAATTTTGACTAAATGCTATTCAAGAGCTGCTACTGACCCTTCAATTGAGAGTACTGAGCTCAATTGGATTAATCGATGGGGATTGAGTAGAAAACATATTCTTGACGCTGTAGCTGGCTCGGTCGAACGTCTTGGTACCTACATCGATGTGTACCAAATCCATAGATATGATCCCGAAACACCCAAGGAAGAGATTATGGAAGCACTTCACGACGTTGTTAAATCTGGTCAGGTTCGTTATATCGGAGCTTCCAGTATGAGGGCCATCGAGTTTGTCCAGTTGCAACAAGTCGCTGAAAAGAATAACTGGACAAAGTTTATCAGTATGCAGAACTTCTACAACCTCATTTACCGTGAAGAGGAGCGTGAAATGATTCCATACTGCAAGGAAAATGGTGTCGGTCTGATTCCTTGGTCTCCTATTGCTAGAGGTATGCTCGCCCGTCCGCTTGGTGTCGACAGTGAACGTGCCAACACTGATCTCCGGTTTGGACATCTCCGTATTGGCCAATTTGAATCCGACAAGGAGATTATTGGTAGAGTTGAAGAGCTTGCTAAAAAGAGGGGTATCTCAATGGCTCAAGTATCTATTGCTTGGACTCTTGCAAAGGGAACATGTCCCATTGTTGGTCTCAGCAAGCCTGAACGTATTCAGGAAGCTGTAGAGGCTGTGAAGATCAAGCTGACTGATGAAGAGATCAGTTATCTCGAGGAGGCTTATGCTCCTCATTCTGTAACTTATTAG
- the RPC31 gene encoding Rpc31p (RNA polymerase III subunit C31; GO_component: GO:0005666 - DNA-directed RNA polymerase III complex [Evidence IDA] [PMID 10611227]; GO_component: GO:0005666 - DNA-directed RNA polymerase III complex [Evidence IDA] [PMID 3905793]; GO_component: GO:0005634 - nucleus [Evidence IEA,IEA]; GO_function: GO:0003677 - DNA binding [Evidence IEA]; GO_function: GO:0003899 - DNA-directed RNA polymerase activity [Evidence IEA]; GO_function: GO:0001056 - RNA polymerase III activity [Evidence IDA] [PMID 3905793]; GO_function: GO:0016779 - nucleotidyltransferase activity [Evidence IEA]; GO_function: GO:0016740 - transferase activity [Evidence IEA]; GO_process: GO:0042797 - tRNA transcription from RNA polymerase III promoter [Evidence IMP] [PMID 2201900]; GO_process: GO:0042797 - tRNA transcription from RNA polymerase III promoter [Evidence IDA] [PMID 3905793]; GO_process: GO:0006384 - transcription initiation from RNA polymerase III promoter [Evidence IMP] [PMID 7835345]) codes for MSFRGGRGGGGGRGGAQMSHMFANPDLKPDFTPSERYPKTILPVQAEGTNHERQVVAQYLKLRADIRDGPLYTGSSTKKGRVVVEVEQNVNDGIKRYTDRYIKKRKIGRSVDEHPYSK; via the coding sequence ATGTCATTtcgaggaggaagaggtggtggtggcggCCGTGGTGGAGCACAGATGTCGCATATGTTTGCAAATCCGGATTTGAAACCGGATTTCACACCATCTGAGCGATATCCAAAGACAATTTTACCAGTACAAGCTGAAGGCACCAACCATGAGAGGCAGGTGGTTGCTCAATACCTCAAACTCAGAGCCGATATTCGAGATGGTCCGCTATATACAGGCTCTTCCACTAAAAAAGGCAGGGtggtagtagaagtagaacAAAATGTGAATGACGGAATCAAACGTTATACCGACAGATACATcaaaaaaaggaaaatagGACGTTCTGTAGACGAGCATCCTTATAGTAAGTAG
- a CDS encoding SMR domain protein, with the protein MLDQTVIDKLEEDYKSLDNALISAIASEYDSETDAREVLNSLHLEAIANDVDWSTFENSTKEAIAALQLEESSPDTTDKQLEDVDDELTDDLRFLRQSFPNIPLASIKHKYRVNNGDLDKVTDLLLNQSLIDEELTEQDRYLQAFPGKSRRSQTSSSNKELKRAEETKPSNIKTLRSLLGVSEENATKLLDENDGSLMKSFIIANSNATPAPAVKQIAPSQTYNQVASRLNKNSINYENSGYRAGDVKILREEAESAYERRQESMEKAREMYQKSKSNPLYRSAAGYYAGVASQHGQNGHQAMDSMFRTMIESKSSSYVIDFHGVPMHVALEVATEKLRDWWAHESKAQSISSLRLITGAGRHSSAGIPKIKNAIRKLLREQDWRYEEGISYFDVIGCK; encoded by the coding sequence ATGCTGGATCAGACTGTTATAGACAAATTGGAGGAGGATTATAAGTCCCTTGATAATGCGTTGATCTCGGCAATCGCGAGCGAATATGATAGCGAGACCGATGCAAGAGAAGTGTTAAACAGTCTCCATCTCGAGGCAATTGCCAATGATGTCGACTGGTCGACTTTTGAAAATTCGACCAAGGAAGCTATTGCTGCTCTACAACTCGAAGAAAGCTCGCCGGATACCACAGATAAGCAATTGGAGGATGTTGACGACGAACTTACAGACGACCTACGTTTCTTGAGACAGTCATTCCCGAACATACCTTTAGCATCTATTAAACACAAGTACAGAGTCAATAATGGAGACCTCGACAAGGTGACTGACTTATTACTCAACCAATCTTtaattgatgaagagcttACTGAGCAGGACAGATATTTACAAGCATTTCCAGGTAAATCTCGGCGCAGTCaaacttcttcatcgaATAAAGAATTGAAAAGAGCTGAAGAAACCAAGCCCTCTAACATCAAGACGCTTAGATCGTTGTTAGGAGTATCGGAAGAAAATGCCACAAAGTTGCtagatgaaaatgatggtTCGCTCATGAAAAGTTTCATTATTGCAAACTCCAACGCAACTCCAGCGCCTGCTGTTAAACAGATTGCTCCATCTCAGACATATAATCAGGTAGCATCACGGCTCAACAAGAATTCCATCAATTACGAGAATAGTGGGTACAGGGCAGGTGACGTTAAAATATTAAGAGAAGAGGCGGAATCAGCTTATGAAAGGCGGCAAGAATCCATGGAAAAGGCAAGAGAAATGTATCaaaaatccaaatcaaATCCTCTTTATAGAAGTGCCGCGGGATATTACGCTGGTGTGGCTTCGCAACATGGTCAAAACGGCCACCAAGCAATGGACAGTATGTTCCGGACAATGATAGAGAGCAAGAGCTCATCCTATGTCATTGATTTTCATGGGGTGCCAATGCATGTGGCCCTTGAAGTAGCTACTGAAAAGTTGCGAGACTGGTGGGCACATGAGTCAAAAGCCCAAAGCATTTCCTCGCTAAGACTCattactggtgctggtcgCCATAGTAGTGCGGGTATTcccaaaatcaaaaatgcTATCCGAAAGCTTTTGCGAGAGCAGGATTGGCGTTATGAAGAAGGTATATCCTATTTTGATGTAATTGGCTGTAAATAG
- the VBA5 gene encoding Vba5p (Plasma membrane protein of the Major Facilitator Superfamily (MFS); involved in amino acid uptake and drug sensitivity; VBA5 has a paralog, VBA3, that arose from a segmental duplication; GO_component: GO:0016021 - integral component of membrane [Evidence IEA,IEA]; GO_component: GO:0016021 - integral component of membrane [Evidence ISM] [PMID 12192589]; GO_component: GO:0016020 - membrane [Evidence IEA]; GO_component: GO:0005886 - plasma membrane [Evidence IDA] [PMID 23047103]; GO_component: GO:0005774 - vacuolar membrane [Evidence IEA]; GO_component: GO:0005773 - vacuole [Evidence IEA]; GO_function: GO:0003674 - molecular_function [Evidence ND]; GO_function: GO:0022857 - transmembrane transporter activity [Evidence IEA]; GO_process: GO:0006865 - amino acid transport [Evidence IEA]; GO_process: GO:0015809 - arginine transport [Evidence IGI,IMP] [PMID 23047103]; GO_process: GO:0055085 - transmembrane transport [Evidence IEA]; GO_process: GO:0006810 - transport [Evidence IEA]) produces the protein MNEKEAPAGADTTTTVPSSLRSMSESIEDSPAIARTGSKEAPENENEKNGEGVESKTPFKLSARGFIILAVYMLLTLLVAVDSTAIGAPLPVITAELHGTTTQAIWTGSSYLLSSAVFLPTIGSLSEIFGRMPLTELSTLLFAVGSIICAVAHSFTVLIIGRTIQGVGGGGILVLTEIIVTDLVPLRERGKYFGYIGAVWALGTIVAPIFSSGVTQSSTWRWIFYFNLPICGIALVLIPILVRMHLDSSTILQKIKRIDIIGISVFTASMTSLLLGITFGGVNFPWNSYHVLLPLILGVVGFAGFCVYEYKVPKDPMIRLAVFSNRSAFIGYIQVLIHGLILWCLIYYLPLYYQGVKGYSALISGVAALPETITISPMAIISGILVAKYSHYVYQSWVAWAFVTLGAGLLYLLKVHTTVGQFIGLNIPISIGAGILFASLNISVIAPNTNENTPYAAAMLAFVRVMGQAIGVAIGGSIFANRLSDKISSDPLLSAFRDNSQAIALVEVIKHLPESPVKAALILAFDDAVRLVYIILAAFAGFAFILNIFVKEYSLDVDYKSKQHVVENNSDAVKNDVSQAV, from the coding sequence ATGAATGAGAAGGAAGCTCCAGCAGGAGCTGATACTACTACCACAGTTCCTAGCAGCTTGAGGAGTATGAGTGAATCAATTGAAGACTCGCCAGCAATCGCTAGAACTGGTTCCAAGGAGGCTCCTGAGaacgaaaatgaaaaaaacgGCGAAGGTGTTGAGTCTAAAACTCCTTTTAAATTAAGTGCTCGcggatttattattttggcAGTGTACATGTTATTAACGCTCTTAGTAGCTGTTGATTCTACCGCAATTGGTGCTCCATTGCCTGTCATAACAGCAGAACTCCATGGTACCACAACTCAAGCAATCTGGACTGGTAgttcttatttattaagtTCAGCTGTATTTCTTCCTACCATAGGATCACtatcagaaatatttggCAGGATGCCATTGACCGAACTGTCGACTCTTTTATTCGCTGTTGGTTCAATAATTTGCGCAGTCGCACACAGCTTTACAGTGTTAATCATAGGTAGAACCATTCAAGgtgttggaggtggtggtatcCTGGTTCTAACCGAAATCATCGTTACTGATCTAGTACCATTGCGTGAGAGAggaaaatattttggatATATTGGTGCAGTTTGGGCATTGGGCACTATTGTTGCACCAATTTTCAGTAGTGGTGTTACACAGTCTTCTACCTGGAGGTGGATCTTTTACTTCAATCTACCTATTTGTGGAATCGCATTGGTTTTGATCCCAATATTGGTTCGCATGCACCTTGATAGTTCAACAATCTTACAGAAGATTAAGCGTATCGATATTATTGGAATCTCAGTCTTCACTGCGTCTATGACTTCACTTTTGCTTGGCATAACTTTTGGAGGTGTCAATTTCCCCTGGAATTCATATCATGTGCTCCTTCCGTTGATTCTAGGAGTAGTTGGCTTTGCTGGATTTTGCGTTTACGAATATAAAGTGCCCAAAGACCCTATGATTAGGCTTGCTGTGTTTTCAAATCGAAGTGCATTTATCGGATATATCCAAGTCTTAATCCATGGTCTTATTCTATGGTGTTTGATATATTACTTGCCACTTTATTACCAGGGAGTTAAAGGGTATTCTGCCCTAATATCGGGTGTTGCTGCTTTGCCAGAGACAATCACAATTTCACCAATGGCTATCATCTCTGGTATTTTAGTTGCCAAATATTCGCATTATGTCTATCAATCATGGGTGGCATGGGCTTTTGTAACACTAGGTGCAGGGcttctttatttattgaaagtCCATACCACAGTTGGTCAGTTTATTGGTCTCAATATTCCAATTTCTATCGGCGCTGGCATTTTATTTGCATCGTTGAACATTAGCGTTATTGCTCCGAACACAAATGAAAATACCCCGTATGCCGCTGCTATGCTTGCATTTGTTAGAGTTATGGGTCAAGCCATTGGTGTTGCTATTGGTGGGTCAATCTTCGCCAATAGATTATCTGATAAAATTTCGTCAGATCCGTTGCTTTCAGCTTTCAGAGACAATTCTCAAGCTATAGCTCTCGTGGAAGTGATTAAGCATTTACCTGAATCGCCCGTTAAAGCTGCACTAATATTAGCATTCGACGATGCAGTGCGATTAGTTTATATCATCCTAGCTGCATTTGCTGGTTTTGCATTTATcctgaatatttttgttaaaGAGTATTCTTTAGATGTCGACTACAAGTCGAAGCAACATGTTGTAGAAAATAACTCTGATGCCGTCAAGAATGATGTCTCCCAAGCAGTTTAA
- the SAM50 gene encoding SAM complex subunit SAM50, whose amino-acid sequence MSSVDYLLEQNATRPVEVKKVELSGDSESFREGFFQTQLDPLFQESTLSGLLSRLQTTVNRLKAFGVHKSIAVKLDLDKGIDDNNEKLDLKAILSVEQADAHWLKVSSITRQDEAGLILSSGINNLFGGAESISIDALFNTRPRDVSSYAVNFATPVLGSPFTKAIISGKVSSQTLPWASHSQVIKGFSGRLVNNSVCSKANAPITREVGFEAVNRSVVGVGAAASDIIRASSGDNLKVSVSGSASIDSRDSIYYPTKGFSAAVTGEVAGSILGLPGDVSFIKTSLLASTAYSLDPINDRIVLNFSAGSGILHGEKTTILDRFYLGGAKDIYGFQYNGLGPKDEGDIIGGHGFAIGNISAYAKLPRLANDSPLRAIFLFNGASLVAAPTSEGATSPLKSLVQNIFSNPSTGAGVGLTYRSPNAQVELIYSVPLSTNSHDLTYRGLQFGVGLAF is encoded by the coding sequence ATGTCTTCTGTTGATTATCTTTTGGAACAAAATGCCACTCGTCCAGTCGAAGTGAAGAAAGTTGAATTATCTGGAGACAGCGAATCATTTCGCGAAGGGTTTTTCCAGACTCAATTGGACCCACTTTTCCAAGAAAGCACCCTCAGCGGGCTCTTATCACGACTTCAGACTACTGTCAATCGACTAAAAGCATTTGGCGTTCATAAATCGATTGCCGTCAAGTTAGACTTAGATAAAGGAATTGATGACAACAATGAGAAACTCGATCTTAAAGCTATCCTGTCAGTTGAACAAGCTGATGCTCACTGGTTAAAGGTATCAAGTATTACGAGGCAAGATGAAGCGGGATTGATTCTATCTAGTGGCATAAATAATCTTTTTGGAGGAGCAGAGTCAATAAGTATTGATGCATTATTCAACACTAGACCAAGGGATGTCTCCTCCTATGCTGTTAACTTTGCTACACCGGTTCTGGGTTCTCCATTTACAAAAGCGATAATTTCTGGTAAAGTTTCATCCCAAACTCTGCCCTGGGCATCGCACTCTCAAGTGATAAAAGGATTCAGTGGAAGACTTGTCAATAATAGCGTTTGTAGTAAAGCCAATGCCCCAATTACCAGAGAGGTTGGATTCGAAGCTGTCAATCGGTCCGTTGTTGGCGTGGGTGCAGCTGCAAGTGACATTATAAGAGCGTCATCTGGAGACAACTTGAAAGTATCGGTCAGTGGTTCTGCCAGTATTGATAGCCGTGACTCGATTTATTATCCTACAAAAGGATTCTCTGCTGCAGTTACCGGAGAGGTTGCTGGCTCAATATTAGGCCTTCCGGGTGATGTTTCGTTCATCAAGACCTCTCTTTTAGCATCTACGGCATACTCACTGGATCCCATCAATGACAGAATAGTTTTAAACTTCTCCGCTGGATCCGGTATTCTCCATGGAGAAAAGACAACTATTCTCGATAGATTTTATCTTGGAGGAGCTAAAGATATTTATGGATTTCAATATAATGGACTGGGTCCCAAAGATGAAGGAGATATTATTGGAGGTCATGGATTCGCGATTGGAAATATTAGCGCATACGCAAAACTTCCTCGACTAGCTAATGATTCCCCATTGCGAgctatatttttgtttaacGGAGCGTCTCTAGTAGCTGCCCCTACTTCTGAGGGCGCTACCTCTCCTCTCAAAAGTCTCGTACAAAATATCTTTTCCAACCCATctactggagctggtgtAGGATTGACTTATCGTTCTCCTAATGCCCAGGTAGAGCTTATATATTCGGTGCCTTTAAGCACCAACTCGCACGACTTGACATATCGGGGCCTACAGTTCGGCGTTGGGCTTGCATTTTGA